In Eleginops maclovinus isolate JMC-PN-2008 ecotype Puerto Natales chromosome 10, JC_Emac_rtc_rv5, whole genome shotgun sequence, the following proteins share a genomic window:
- the LOC134870762 gene encoding pre-mRNA splicing regulator USH1G-like encodes MNDRYHRAARDGYLDVLKEATRKELNAPDEDGMTPTLWAAYHGNLEALRLIVGRGGDPDKCDIWGNTPLHLAAANGHHNCLSFLVAFGANVWCLDNDYHTPLDMAATKGHMDCVRYLDSITAKQITLNPKLVTKLKDRAFRAAEHRIKDCAKLQRKHREHMERKFMKESAALDNFDAISFSSYTSGSTLSRKFNTVTSNMPYSQATLQSTAKGKAKIQKKLEKKKQGDGTFKIYEDGRKSVRSLSGLQLGNDVMFLKQGTYANPKERSRLNIRDMFAHDHDDDGDTVSRAMSDPGLHETAYSEISADSGRDSLFTRPGLGTMVFRRNYLTGGMFGIGTRDEGSVAGSEPLGRAPNVRLRGPLPQRSPSLDEDSIGSALSLQERNLQELPWEETDVGLDEDLELESSPLDTFLASQSLSEFMPIFRREKIDLEALLLCSDHDLTSIHIPLGPRKKLLEACKRRLDTIDEPEAIEDTLL; translated from the exons ATGAACGACCGGTACCACCGGGCGGCCCGGGACGGCTACCTGGACGTGCTGAAGGAGGCCACACGGAAGGAGCTGAACGCACCGGATGAGGATGGGATGACACCGACCCTATGGGCCGCGTACCACGGAAACCTGGAGGCCCTGCGGCTCATCGTGGGGAGAGG AGGCGATCCGGACAAGTGTGACATCTGGGGCAACACACCGCTCCACCTGGCAGCTGCCAATGGCCACCACAACTGCCTGTCCTTCCTGGTGGCTTTCGGTGCCAACGTGTGGTGTCTGGACAACGACTACCACACACCGCTGGACATGGCCGCCACCAAGGGACACATGGACTGTGTTCGCTACCTGGACTCCATCACTGCCAAGCAGATAACCCTCAACCCAAAGCTGGTCACCAAACTGAAAGATCGGGCATTTCGCGCAGCAGAGCACCGGATCAAAGACTGCGCAAAGCTCCAGAGAAAGCACCGTGAACACATGGAGAGGAAGTTCATGAAGGAGTCAGCAGCTTTAGACAACTTTGATGCTATCAGCTTTTCTAGCTACACCAGCGGCAGTACACTGAGCCGCAAGTTCAACACCGTCACCTCCAACATGCCATACTCGCAG GCCACGCTGCAATCCACAGCCAAGGGCAAGGCTAAGATACAGAAGAAGCTCGAGAAGAAGAAGCAGGGTGATGGAACCTTCAAGATCTACGAGGACGGGAGGAAAAGTGTGCGCTCGCTGTCCGGTCTGCAGCTTGGCAATGATGTCATGTTCCTTAAACAGGGCACATACGCCAACCCCAAGGAGCGATCACGCCTCAACATCCGGGACATGTTCGCCCACGACCATGACGACGACGGCGACACTGTCTCCCGTGCCATGAGCGACCCAGGCCTCCACGAGACCGCATATTCGGAGATCAGCGCCGACTCAGGACGTGATTCCCTATTTACCCGACCTGGGCTTGGCACCATGGTGTTCAGGAGGAACTATTTGACTGGAGGAATGTTTGGTATCGGTACAAGAGACGAAGGGAGTGTAGCAGGGAGCGAACCTTTGGGCCGGGCACCTAATGTTCGACTACGAGGACCTCTGCCTCAACGCTCGCCAAGCTTGGATGAGGACAGTATTGGCAGTGCCTTGAGCCTGCAAGAAAGGAACCTTCAGGAGTTGCCATGGGAAGAGACCGACGTTGGGTTGGATGAGGACTTGGAGCTAGAGAGCAGTCCTCTGGATACTTTCCTGGCCTCTCAAAGCCTCAGTGAGTTCATGCCGATCTTCAGGAGAGAGAAGATTGACCTGGAGGCTCTGCTGCTTTGTTCTGATCATGATCTCACCAGCATTCACATCCCTTTGGGCCCAAGGAAGAAACTTCTGGAAGCCTGCAAGAGACGCCTGGACACCATAGACGAACCAGAGGCCATTGAAGACACTTTGCTCTGA
- the hid1b gene encoding protein HID1b isoform X2, giving the protein MGNADTKLHFRKAVIQLTTKTQPVEATDDAFWDQFWADTSTTVQDVFALVPAAEIRAVREESPSNLATLCYKAVERLVQGADSGCPSEKERQIVLNCTRLLTRILPYIFEDADWRGFFWSTVPGAGRAGHLDEDGIDDEARPLAESLLLAISDLLFCPDFTAQSHKKNSPDTAEGIRSIDSCEYIWEAGVGFAQSPPLNYIHDLNRTELLKLLLTCLSEAMYLPPSSECKNPNPWVSFFCSSENRHALPLFTSLLNVVCAYDPVGYGIPYNHLLFSDYREQLVEQAVQILIVTLEHEAGSATGSALQALDTSASPSDGEEQEPAGPDNLFVNYLSRIHREEDLSFILKGLGRLMNNPLVQTYLPRSTKKIQFHQELLILFWKFCDFNKKFLFFVLKSSDVLDVLVPILFSLNDARADPSRVGLMHIGVFILLLLSGERNFGVRLNKPFTLHVPMDIPVFTGTHADLLIVIFHKITTSGHQRLQPLFDCLLTVIVNISPYLKSLSMVAANKLLHLLEAFSTPWFLFSSPENHHLVFFLLEVFNNIIQYQFDGNSNLVYAIIRKRNVFHQLANLPSDTASIQRVLQKKKKSGISRTNSTETESIERSRPADYVEPGTLKASLEATPGIDKITAKSQVSVDGTMITVPPSYSPADTSAVAGASDTESNSERDHEAYHSESGVARSRLSSASSSSAPWRANTDWVLSWKAKLPLQTIMRLLQVLVPQVEKICIDKGLTDESEILKFLQHGTLVGLLPVPHPILIRKYQANAGTAMWFRTYMWGVIYLRNVDPPIWYDTDIRLFEIQRI; this is encoded by the exons ATGGGAAACGCCGACACCAAACTGCACTTCAGGAAAGCGGTGATACAGCTCACAACCAAAACACAG CCTGTAGAAGCCACAGACGATGCCTTCTGGGATCAGTTCTGGGCCGATACCTCCACCACGGTCCAGGATGTGTTCGCTCTGGTGCCAGCAGCAGAGATCAGAGCTGTCAGAGAGGAGTCTCCATCCAACCTGGCAACACTCTGCTACAAG GCAGTGGAGAGATTGGTGCAGGGTGCAGACTCCGGCTGCCCCTCAGAGAAAGAGCGTCAGATTGTCCTGAACTGCACCCGCCTGCTCACACGCATCCTGCCCTACATCTTTGAGGACGCCGACTGGAGAGGCTTTTTCTGGTCGACCGTGCCCGGGGCCGGCAGAGCGGGG CATTTGGATGAAGATGGTATTGATGATGAAGCACGGCCGCTGGCTGAATCCCTGCTGCTGGCCATCTCTGACCTGCTCTTCTGTCCAGATTTCACTGCTCAGAGCCACAAGAAGAACAGCCCG GACACAGCCGAGGGCATTCGATCCATAGACAGCTGCGAGTACATCTGGGAGGCCGGGGTGGGCTTTGCTCAGTCCCCTCCTCTCAACTACATCCACGACCTCAACAG GACGGAGCTGCTGAAGTTGctcctcacctgtctgtctgaggCCATGTACCTCCCCCCCTCGTCTGAGTGTAAAAACCCAAACCCCTGGGTGTCCTTCTTCTGCTCCTCAGAAAACAg ACATGCCTTGCCTCTGTTCACCTCCCTGCTCAACGTGGTGTGTGCCTACGACCCCGTGGGCTACGGCATCCCGTACAACCACCTGCTGTTCTCCGACTACCGGGAGCAGCTGGTGGAGCAGGCGGTGCAGATCCTTATCGTCACCCTGGAGCACGAGGCCGGGTCGGCCACTGGCTCCGCCCTCCAGGCCCTGGACACCTCTGCATCCCCCTCAGATGGGGAAGAGCAGGAA ccAGCTGGACCTGATAACCTCTTTGTGAATTATCTCTCCAGGATACACAGAGAAGAG GACTTAAGTTTTATCCTGAAAGGTCTGGGGAGGCTGATGAACAACCCTCTGGTGCAGACATACCTACCCCGCTCCACCAAGAAGATCCAGTTCCACCAGGAGCTGCTCATCCTCTTCTGGAAGTTCTGTGACTTCAACAAG aaatTCCTGTTCTTTGTGCTGAAGAGCAGCGATGTGTTGGACGTGCTGGTTCCCATCCTCTTCAGCCTCAACGATGCCAGAGCAGATCCGT ctcgTGTTGGCCTCATGCACATCGGCGtgttcatcctgctgctgctgagcggGGAGAGGAACTTCGGTGTACGTCTGAACAAGCCGTTCACTCTGCACGTCCCCATGGACATCCCTGTCTTCACAGGAACCCACGCAGACCTGCTCATTGTT ATCTTCCACAAGATTACCACCAGTGGACACCAGCGTCTGCAGCCTCTGTTTGACTGCTTACTTACAGTAATAGTGAACA TTTCACCTTATCTGAAGAGCCTTTCCATGGTGGCGGCTAACAAGCTGCTCCACCTCCTGGAGGCTTTCTCCACCCCCTGGTTCCTTTTCTCCTCGCCTGAGAACCACCACCTTGTCTTCTTCCTGCTGGAGGTCTTCAACAACATCATCCAATATCAGTTTGATG GTAACTCCAACCTTGTGTATGCCATCATCCGGAAGCGTAATGTTTTCCACCAGCTGGCCAACCTGCCGTCCGACACAGCATCTATTCAGAGGgttctgcagaagaagaagaagtctggGATCTCCAGGACAAACTCCACAGAGACAGAGTCCATAGAGAGGAGCAGACCTGCTGATTATGTTGAGCCGGGAACACTCAAAGCCAGTTTAGAGGCCACTCCAG GAATTGATAAGATAACAGCGAAGTCCCAGGTGAGTGTGGACGGCACCATGATCACTGTGCCTCCTTCATACTCTCCTGCTGACACCAGTGCTGTGGCTGGAGCAAGCGACACAGAGTCCAACTCAGAGAGAGACCATGAG GCATACCACTCAGAGTCAGGAGTAGCGAGGAGTCGATTGTCAagtgcatcatcatcatcagcaccCTGGAGAGCTAACACAGACTGG GTGTTGTCATGGAAAGCCAAACTTCCTCTACAGACCATCATGAGGCTGTTGCAAGTGCTGGTGCCTCAGGTGGAGAAGATTTGCATTGACAA GGGTTTGACAGACGAGTCAGAAATCCTGAAGTTCCTTCAGCACGGCACACTGGTCGGCCTCCTGCCAGTCCCTCATCCCATCCTCATCAGGAAGTACCAGGCCAACGCCGGCACGGCCATGTGGTTCCGCACCTACATGTGGGGGGTCATCTACTTACg CAATGTGGATCCTCCAATCTGGTACGACACGGATATCCGGCTCTTTGAGATCCAGAGGATTTAG
- the hid1b gene encoding protein HID1b isoform X1, whose translation MGNADTKLHFRKAVIQLTTKTQPVEATDDAFWDQFWADTSTTVQDVFALVPAAEIRAVREESPSNLATLCYKAVERLVQGADSGCPSEKERQIVLNCTRLLTRILPYIFEDADWRGFFWSTVPGAGRAGHLDEDGIDDEARPLAESLLLAISDLLFCPDFTAQSHKKNSPDTAEGIRSIDSCEYIWEAGVGFAQSPPLNYIHDLNRTELLKLLLTCLSEAMYLPPSSECKNPNPWVSFFCSSENRHALPLFTSLLNVVCAYDPVGYGIPYNHLLFSDYREQLVEQAVQILIVTLEHEAGSATGSALQALDTSASPSDGEEQEPAGPDNLFVNYLSRIHREEDLSFILKGLGRLMNNPLVQTYLPRSTKKIQFHQELLILFWKFCDFNKKFLFFVLKSSDVLDVLVPILFSLNDARADPSRVGLMHIGVFILLLLSGERNFGVRLNKPFTLHVPMDIPVFTGTHADLLIVIFHKITTSGHQRLQPLFDCLLTVIVNISPYLKSLSMVAANKLLHLLEAFSTPWFLFSSPENHHLVFFLLEVFNNIIQYQFDGNSNLVYAIIRKRNVFHQLANLPSDTASIQRVLQKKKKSGISRTNSTETESIERSRPADYVEPGTLKASLEATPECFYPLGIDKITAKSQVSVDGTMITVPPSYSPADTSAVAGASDTESNSERDHEAYHSESGVARSRLSSASSSSAPWRANTDWVLSWKAKLPLQTIMRLLQVLVPQVEKICIDKGLTDESEILKFLQHGTLVGLLPVPHPILIRKYQANAGTAMWFRTYMWGVIYLRNVDPPIWYDTDIRLFEIQRI comes from the exons ATGGGAAACGCCGACACCAAACTGCACTTCAGGAAAGCGGTGATACAGCTCACAACCAAAACACAG CCTGTAGAAGCCACAGACGATGCCTTCTGGGATCAGTTCTGGGCCGATACCTCCACCACGGTCCAGGATGTGTTCGCTCTGGTGCCAGCAGCAGAGATCAGAGCTGTCAGAGAGGAGTCTCCATCCAACCTGGCAACACTCTGCTACAAG GCAGTGGAGAGATTGGTGCAGGGTGCAGACTCCGGCTGCCCCTCAGAGAAAGAGCGTCAGATTGTCCTGAACTGCACCCGCCTGCTCACACGCATCCTGCCCTACATCTTTGAGGACGCCGACTGGAGAGGCTTTTTCTGGTCGACCGTGCCCGGGGCCGGCAGAGCGGGG CATTTGGATGAAGATGGTATTGATGATGAAGCACGGCCGCTGGCTGAATCCCTGCTGCTGGCCATCTCTGACCTGCTCTTCTGTCCAGATTTCACTGCTCAGAGCCACAAGAAGAACAGCCCG GACACAGCCGAGGGCATTCGATCCATAGACAGCTGCGAGTACATCTGGGAGGCCGGGGTGGGCTTTGCTCAGTCCCCTCCTCTCAACTACATCCACGACCTCAACAG GACGGAGCTGCTGAAGTTGctcctcacctgtctgtctgaggCCATGTACCTCCCCCCCTCGTCTGAGTGTAAAAACCCAAACCCCTGGGTGTCCTTCTTCTGCTCCTCAGAAAACAg ACATGCCTTGCCTCTGTTCACCTCCCTGCTCAACGTGGTGTGTGCCTACGACCCCGTGGGCTACGGCATCCCGTACAACCACCTGCTGTTCTCCGACTACCGGGAGCAGCTGGTGGAGCAGGCGGTGCAGATCCTTATCGTCACCCTGGAGCACGAGGCCGGGTCGGCCACTGGCTCCGCCCTCCAGGCCCTGGACACCTCTGCATCCCCCTCAGATGGGGAAGAGCAGGAA ccAGCTGGACCTGATAACCTCTTTGTGAATTATCTCTCCAGGATACACAGAGAAGAG GACTTAAGTTTTATCCTGAAAGGTCTGGGGAGGCTGATGAACAACCCTCTGGTGCAGACATACCTACCCCGCTCCACCAAGAAGATCCAGTTCCACCAGGAGCTGCTCATCCTCTTCTGGAAGTTCTGTGACTTCAACAAG aaatTCCTGTTCTTTGTGCTGAAGAGCAGCGATGTGTTGGACGTGCTGGTTCCCATCCTCTTCAGCCTCAACGATGCCAGAGCAGATCCGT ctcgTGTTGGCCTCATGCACATCGGCGtgttcatcctgctgctgctgagcggGGAGAGGAACTTCGGTGTACGTCTGAACAAGCCGTTCACTCTGCACGTCCCCATGGACATCCCTGTCTTCACAGGAACCCACGCAGACCTGCTCATTGTT ATCTTCCACAAGATTACCACCAGTGGACACCAGCGTCTGCAGCCTCTGTTTGACTGCTTACTTACAGTAATAGTGAACA TTTCACCTTATCTGAAGAGCCTTTCCATGGTGGCGGCTAACAAGCTGCTCCACCTCCTGGAGGCTTTCTCCACCCCCTGGTTCCTTTTCTCCTCGCCTGAGAACCACCACCTTGTCTTCTTCCTGCTGGAGGTCTTCAACAACATCATCCAATATCAGTTTGATG GTAACTCCAACCTTGTGTATGCCATCATCCGGAAGCGTAATGTTTTCCACCAGCTGGCCAACCTGCCGTCCGACACAGCATCTATTCAGAGGgttctgcagaagaagaagaagtctggGATCTCCAGGACAAACTCCACAGAGACAGAGTCCATAGAGAGGAGCAGACCTGCTGATTATGTTGAGCCGGGAACACTCAAAGCCAGTTTAGAGGCCACTCCAG aatgtttttatCCATTAGGAATTGATAAGATAACAGCGAAGTCCCAGGTGAGTGTGGACGGCACCATGATCACTGTGCCTCCTTCATACTCTCCTGCTGACACCAGTGCTGTGGCTGGAGCAAGCGACACAGAGTCCAACTCAGAGAGAGACCATGAG GCATACCACTCAGAGTCAGGAGTAGCGAGGAGTCGATTGTCAagtgcatcatcatcatcagcaccCTGGAGAGCTAACACAGACTGG GTGTTGTCATGGAAAGCCAAACTTCCTCTACAGACCATCATGAGGCTGTTGCAAGTGCTGGTGCCTCAGGTGGAGAAGATTTGCATTGACAA GGGTTTGACAGACGAGTCAGAAATCCTGAAGTTCCTTCAGCACGGCACACTGGTCGGCCTCCTGCCAGTCCCTCATCCCATCCTCATCAGGAAGTACCAGGCCAACGCCGGCACGGCCATGTGGTTCCGCACCTACATGTGGGGGGTCATCTACTTACg CAATGTGGATCCTCCAATCTGGTACGACACGGATATCCGGCTCTTTGAGATCCAGAGGATTTAG
- the LOC134871325 gene encoding proton channel OTOP3-like: MEREKRRRQVKGTKNKFWRKNMKVDNGVTELDSSRGKAENLQNDEPVRNSEHQIQDPVLVWVPSGRRLISGLLGLNVILLGAALVAGQVFNPEGLKHQEPLVFMLLLIGVSVLWMLWYLMWASKQPGICPHKDHHAGGITVTVVLMLFAAFSLLLYIFRVGYLISMRECKPATKVLSPFIEAPFLVLQTYLLWAHSKDCIHRHKIITRSGLMVILAADLLLWLNAVTEDTIHEEIELEKEDRLDFSNINSSEADTSALAGLANSTLCQCSASAACLIFRKGFEILYPFNMEYYLMAGCMIYVMWKNVGRRMSPGPHHVSQKLTFHVVYQGGVIYGLVFGALVLAAGVVIFILYQVWVGQQQLRLTAFLMFYGYHLAVMPVMSLCTLAGMLVYRLERRANEGGHNPTRSLDVLLLVAAAMGQLALSYFSLVAALAVGTQGLLGDLDLSYSLLSLLELILQNIFIIEGLHRHPKLFAKRKEKQRSSIFKPKKKVAAQKPVEGKTDVSLLEGNTIAAAQQHDGKKPWTKRAIQEICAFLILSNVMLWVIPAFGVHPQFENGLGKQFFGFSVWFVLVNLGQPLSVFYRMHSVGALMELLISA, encoded by the exons atggaaagggaaaaaagaagaaggcaGGTGAAAGGAACTAAAAACaaattttggagaaaaaacatgaaGGTAGATAACGGCGTCACAGAGCTGGATTCCTCCCGGGGGAAAGCTGAAAATCTGCAAAATGACGAACCAGTTAGGAACTCAGAGCATCAGATCCAGGACCCGGTGCTGGTGTGGGTCCCCAGCGGGAGGCGTCTGATCTCGGGTCTGCTGGGTCTGAATGTGATTCTGTTGGGAGCTGCCCTGGTGGCTGGACAGGTTTTCAACCCCGAGGGCCTGAAGCACCAGGAGCCCCTGGTGTTCATGCTGTTGCTGATTGGGGTCAGTGTGCTGTGGATGCTGTGGTACCTTATGTGGGCCAGTAAACAGCCCGGCATCTGCCCACATAAGGACCACCATGCTGGGGGAATCACTGTCACCG tGGTGCTCATGCTGTTTGCTGCATTCAGTCTGCTGTTGTATATCTTCAGGGTTGGTTATTTGATCAGCATGAGGGAGTGTAAGCCTGCTACTAAAGTGCTCTCTCCATTCATCGAGGCTCCTTTCCTCGTGCTGCAG ACGTATCTACTGTGGGCTCACTCCAAAGACTGCATTCACAGACACAAGATCATCACCAG GTCGGGGCTGATGGTGATTCTCGCGGCTGACCTGCTGCTGTGGCTCAACGCGGTGACGGAGGACACCATCCACGAGGAGATCGAGTTAGAAAAAGAAGACAGGCTGGACTTCAGCAACATAAACTCATCTGAAGCAGATACCTCAGCTTTAGCAG GACTTGCAAATTCCACCTTGTGCCAGTGCAGTGCGAGTGCAGCCTGCCTCATCTTCAGGAAAGGCTTCGAGATCCTCTACCCCTTCAACATGGAGTACTACCTGATGGCAGGCTGCATGATCTACGTCATGTGGAAGAACGTGGGCCGCAGGATGAGTCCTGGTCCCCACCATGTCTCCCAGAAGCTCACCTTTCATGTTGTCTACCAAGGAGGGGTCATATACGGGCTGGTATTCGGAGCCCTGGTGCTCGCAGCTGGAGTTGTCATCTTCATTCTCTACCAGGTCTGGgtggggcagcagcagctccgcCTCACCGCCTTCCTCATGTTTTATGGGTATCACCTAGCAGTCATGCCTGTTATGTCTCTGTGCACCCTGGCCGGGATGCTGGTGTACAGGCTGGAGAGGAGGGCCAACGAAGGGGGGCACAACCCCACCCGCAGCCTGGATGTGCTCCTCCTGGTGGCGGCAGCTATGGGTCAGCTAGCCCTGTCCTACTTCTCCCTGGTGGCGGCGCTAGCTGTGGGAACCCAGGGGCTTCTGGGGGACCTCGACCTGTCCTACTCTCTCCTCAGTCTGCTGGAGCTCATCCTCCAGAACATCTTCATCATCGAAGGCCTGCACAGGCACCCCAAACTCTTCGCCAAGAGGAAGGAGAAGCAGCGGAGCAGCATCTTCAAA CCTAAGAAAAAAGTTGCTGCTCAAAAGCCAGTGGAGGGGAAGACGGATGTTTCGCTGCTGGAGGGGAACACCATAGCGGCTGCTCAACAGCATGATGGGAAGAAGCCCTGGACCAAAAGAGCGATACAAGAAATATGTGCCTTCCTCATCCTTTCTAATGTGATG CTTTGGGTCATCCCTGCGTTTGGAGTCCACCCCCAGTTTGAGAACGGCCTGGGGAAACAGTTTTTCGGCTTCTCTGTGTGGTTCGTTTTGGTGAACCTGGGTCAGCCGCTCAGCGTCTTCTACAGGATGCACTCAGTGGGGGCTCTGATGGAGCTGCTCATCTCTGCGTGA